GCGGCCCACGTGGTTTCAAGGAAGTGGTAGCACGGAGCGTGCTGGTTGTGCGTGCCGCCGGTGACGGTCACGGTGCTCGGCTTGTCGCCGCGCAGCGCGAGCGGGAGGTACACCGTGTGGAGCACGAGCGCCGTAGCGCCCGCGGTGCCGATCGAGAACGTGTAGTCACCGCTTTTGACCGGCCCCGGCTCGAAGTACAGCACGGACGACCCGTTCGAGGCGCCCTTGTACACCGCGCCGCTGATCGTGCCCGCCGCGCGCACGCACATCAGGTGCTGCGGTTGCAACCCCGGCTTCGAGCGGTTGGCCCGGATGTTCACCAGCTTGAACGGCCGCCCGGTGAGGATCGAAAGCGCGAGCGCCGACCGCAGGATCTGCCCCCCGCCTTCGCCTTCCGAGCCGTCAAGTTCGATCATGCCATCACTCATGGCAACACGGACACCGGGAGTGCGGGAGCGGTTCAGAGCGAACGCCGAGCGAATTGTACCACCGAGAACGATGGGGTAGAGTGAATTGGAGCCGCGGAGATCGCCCGATGAGTCGAAGAGTGAGCGTGCACCACTTCGTCGCGAACTTGACAACGCGACAGTACGGGAGCGGGGCACGCACGTCCGATCTACTGGACGTGAATTACTGGCGCGAGGTGCCAGGTGACACCGAGTTCCCTCGCGTCTTCGGGCGGCTGGACTTGTTCACGCGGTTCTACCTTAACCGTGCGAATCCGGTCGAGTATTATTTACGGGTGTGGTGGGACGATTGTCCGCGTCTGAACCGACGAGACCTCATCGAGCAGTACGGCCCGTTCTTGGTGCCGTTTCGCCCAGATGAGTTGGTCCGCGACCGTGTATTTCGCCTACAAAACGTCCAACTTCGTGGCGCCGGGAGGCACACCGTTCGGTTGATCCGGCTCCTCCCCGCTTCGGTATGGCGGAGAGGGCGGTGGGCGGTCGTTGCTGACACACATTTCTTCGTGGAGCGTGGACCATGAACCGTCGCAATCGCTGGGCCGCTCCGCTTCCGGGAGCCAAACCGCCGACTGAATCGGCTGAGATCATCGAACTCGTCAGTGACGGCGATAAGGCCGGACTTCCGCTTCCGCTTCCTGTTGAAATGCGGGCGGGCGGCCCACCACTGGAGATCGTAGAGCTTTATCCCAACACGTTTCTGCCAGAACAACCTCCGTTTGATCGCACCGCGGCGCTCGCGGAACTGCAGACCGCGTTCGCGCAACTCACGGACGACGAGATACAGGTTGCGCGCATGCGGATACTCGGCGCTCCTTATACGGGTATCTCGGAAGAACTTGGAATGCCGGACGAGGAAGTCGAGAAGCAGTGGAAACGGGCGCGGCGAAAGCTCGGCGCGGCGCTGTTCGGGGGAGGGGTCAGTACGACTCCTGACACCACGCCGCCCACTAGTCCCGGTCCTGAAGCGTGTAAGGAAACGCCCCAAGAAACCGGAGGTACTTCCCCCGCGTGACGGCCAGGAACGCATCGGGATCGAAGTCAGTTCCGTCAACACGGAGAACGCACCCTGGCATAATGCCTCTCGGTTACTTCAGCCACTTCGCGACATCGCGCGCGTGGTAGGTGAGGATCATGTCGGACCCGGCCCTGCGAATGCTCGTGAGGATCTCCAGCGTCACC
The Gemmata palustris DNA segment above includes these coding regions:
- a CDS encoding sigma-70 family RNA polymerase sigma factor — translated: MNRRNRWAAPLPGAKPPTESAEIIELVSDGDKAGLPLPLPVEMRAGGPPLEIVELYPNTFLPEQPPFDRTAALAELQTAFAQLTDDEIQVARMRILGAPYTGISEELGMPDEEVEKQWKRARRKLGAALFGGGVSTTPDTTPPTSPGPEACKETPQETGGTSPA